One window of Sphingobacteriales bacterium genomic DNA carries:
- a CDS encoding acyl-CoA dehydrogenase family protein, with protein sequence MKSPYFTSEHDLFRQSVRQFIENEVAPHAQEWEANEAIPRYIWKRMGELGLLGLHYPEQYGGAESGFFYSVIFTEELSRSLMGGFCAAVGVHSYMATAHIANAGSESLKQKYLVPAISGEKIGALAISEPGAGSDVANIRTTAKRIGEQYVINGSKTFITNGVYSDFVVVACKTNLSEGVSGISLIVVDRDTPGFTASKLKKMGWNSSDTGELFFDNVCVPVENLVGMEGNGFYYIMDSFQLERLIASIGSISAADIGLDLTLKYIEEREAFGKKINKFQAIRHSLADIATEIEAAKQFTYYTSWLFDQGEFAVKECSMLKLLTSELAKKAADVCLQCFGGYGYMEEFPIARLYRDARVGTIAGGTSQIMREIISKILIDEVSYRPVYTGSIQSDEKSDSSDKVTDIVTEQIETQQNTQIQHQTENNKKMSSNPQTAREIVLSLSERLKTYKVEPDYTTTVHFELLGENGGKFTVNIEQGVCTVQEGHIGVPKCLLTAKDRDYEDIELGRANPQMAVMMGKIKLTNLSEMMKFSGLFKRLH encoded by the coding sequence ATGAAGTCGCCCTATTTTACCTCAGAACATGACTTGTTCCGCCAAAGTGTACGGCAGTTTATTGAAAATGAAGTAGCTCCCCATGCTCAGGAATGGGAGGCTAATGAAGCCATCCCCCGATATATCTGGAAAAGAATGGGCGAACTTGGTTTATTAGGGCTACATTATCCCGAACAATATGGAGGAGCAGAGTCCGGTTTTTTTTACTCTGTCATTTTTACAGAAGAACTCAGCCGAAGCCTTATGGGTGGATTTTGTGCTGCTGTCGGAGTTCATTCTTATATGGCAACTGCCCATATAGCTAATGCAGGAAGTGAGAGTTTAAAACAAAAATATTTGGTGCCTGCCATTTCGGGCGAAAAAATCGGAGCACTTGCAATTTCTGAACCCGGAGCCGGGTCTGATGTGGCCAATATTCGAACTACTGCCAAACGAATAGGCGAGCAATATGTAATCAACGGCTCAAAAACCTTTATCACCAATGGTGTTTATTCTGATTTTGTAGTAGTAGCCTGCAAAACGAACCTATCCGAAGGAGTGTCGGGTATCAGTCTGATTGTGGTTGATCGAGATACTCCCGGTTTTACAGCGTCAAAACTAAAAAAGATGGGCTGGAACAGTTCCGATACCGGTGAATTGTTTTTTGACAATGTATGTGTTCCTGTCGAAAATCTGGTAGGAATGGAAGGGAATGGGTTTTACTATATTATGGACAGTTTTCAGTTAGAACGGTTGATTGCCTCAATCGGCTCAATATCGGCAGCAGACATCGGTTTAGACTTAACCCTGAAATACATCGAAGAACGGGAAGCTTTTGGCAAAAAGATTAATAAGTTTCAAGCTATCCGACATAGTCTGGCCGATATTGCCACCGAAATTGAAGCTGCCAAACAATTTACCTATTACACTTCCTGGTTGTTTGATCAGGGAGAGTTTGCGGTTAAAGAGTGTTCAATGCTCAAACTACTGACCAGTGAACTGGCAAAAAAGGCCGCAGATGTTTGCCTTCAGTGCTTCGGCGGATATGGATACATGGAAGAATTTCCAATTGCCCGATTATATAGAGATGCGCGTGTAGGGACTATTGCAGGAGGAACGTCACAGATTATGCGTGAAATTATTTCAAAGATATTGATAGATGAAGTTTCCTACCGTCCTGTATATACGGGTTCTATACAGTCTGATGAAAAATCAGATAGTTCAGACAAAGTAACCGACATCGTAACAGAGCAAATTGAAACACAGCAAAATACTCAAATTCAACATCAAACCGAAAATAACAAGAAAATGAGCAGCAATCCTCAAACAGCCCGTGAAATTGTATTGTCCCTTTCTGAACGATTAAAAACCTATAAAGTCGAACCTGATTATACCACCACCGTGCATTTTGAACTTCTCGGTGAAAACGGAGGTAAGTTTACCGTTAATATCGAGCAAGGGGTATGTACAGTTCAAGAAGGCCATATCGGTGTGCCGAAATGTCTGTTAACAGCCAAAGACCGGGATTATGAAGACATTGAACTTGGCCGCGCTAATCCTCAAATGGCGGTCATGATGGGAAAAATTAAACTGACCAACTTATCTGAAATGATGAAATTTTCAGGTTTGTTTAAAAGACTTCATTGA